AATGTATTTCACACCACTGCCATCATGCTCTCGAAATACATAAACATGAGTCACATTGAATAATTTGCGTTTTTATGTTACATTACATTTCTGTGATATTTAGTCTCTTGAAAAATATACATGACATCAGTTTAGTTTCTAATAATGCTTctgtatttattttcaaaaaatagcttccaaaaaaatttgtgtcatttattttgcatgacattcatttAGATTCTAAAAGTACATTTAACAACACTATTATCATTGAAAATGTGGTTATGACATTTACTTGATCTTTTCTATTCATATGCATATTGTGTTGCTAGTCTAACAATATATGTGATATAACAATAAGGACTTGATTGATATCACAAATCTTTTTAATGACTAAATTGTTATCATGTCACAGTTCTTTCAGAGAATATTCTTGAAGAGTACTAGTTTAGTctaatattattatgttattcaTGAATTTCAGGAGCATTTTAAGTGCACTTCCAAATTTAACTGCCATAACAGAAGCAACTACTGCCGTCACTCGCCTTTTCGAAATGATTGATAGGGTACCATCCATAGATTCTGAAGACAAAAAGGGGAAGGCCTTGTCATATGTTAGAGGAGAAATTGAATTCAGGAACATATACTTCAATTATCCATCAAGACCAGACACACCAATCTTACAAGGACTCAATCTCACTTTTCCAGCAGGCAAGAGAGTAGGCCTTGTTGGTGGTAGTGGTTCTGGAAAATCAACAATCATTGCACTTCTTGAGAGGTTCTATGACCCTATTGAGGGAGAAATACTATTGGATGGTCACAAGATTAGTAGACTTCAGTTGAAATGGTTTAGATCCCAATTTGGCCTAGTGAATCAAGAGCCTGTTCTTTTTGCTACATCAATTAAAGAGAATATATTGTTTGGAAAAGAAGGGGCTTCAATGGAAAATGTGATAAGTGCAGCTAAGTCAGCAAATGCACATGATTTCATTGTTCAGTTGCCAGATGGTTATGAAACTCAAGTAAGCTAACTCCAACTCctatcagaaaaaaaaaaaaaatagtagggCAGCCAAATAAACTAGATAAgaatgagaaaagaaagaaattaaaatgtaaataaaTAGAGATTTCTTAATGGTAAAGCTATCTTTTGAAGTTGCTTTGAGCATGCTTTCATTTAAGTTTTATCATTCAATATCAAACTtgcagttatttttttaaatgtctAAAAATCGAAAATATTGAAACATTGCGACATattaagattattttttattattcttatttctaCTGTCCCTTTAATTTTATTCCACAGACATTTTAtctgttatatatttattgagTAACGCTAGGGAGTTAATTTTTTTCAGCATACATTagccaatttttttataattattttgtttatcttaaattttaaaacttaaatcaTAAACTCTTAACTCTaaactctaaattataaatcataaactctaaatctttcaaaaattgagaaattttaaaattatgaaagaaaaGTTGCTTAatgttaactaactaaaagtTAGTTCCTATATTGTTTCATATTTATCTTCTTCACTAAACAAACTTATGTGATTCAGTACCTCTATATTTCTATCCTCAAATTCATATCGTTATCAAATTAATAGGGCCTAAAGTGACGAAGAAACTAAATTTTCAGTATGCAAGAAGAGGTAACACTTAATATGTTTGACTGAATCTTCTTATTGCAAACTACTATGATTCTTTTCCCAGGTTGGACAGTTTGGATTTCAATTATCCGGCGGACAGAAGCAGCGAATCGCCATAGCAAGAGCATTACTTAGAGATCCAAAGATTCTCCTGCTTGATGAAGCAACCAGTGCTCTGGATGCACAATCCGAAAGGGTAGTACAGGCTGCAATAGATCAAGTTTCAAAAGGAAGGACAACAATCATCATCGCACACCGTTTATCGACGATACAAACGGCCGACCTCATTGCTGTCCTTCAAGAAGGCAGAGTGATTGAATTAGGCACCCATAATGAGCTGATGGACTTGAATGACGGACAAGGCGGAGCCTACGCCCGAATGGTAGAGTTGCAGCAAGTAACAGCTCAGAATGATGAACCAAGGCCTAGTTCCAATGCTCCCAAGGAGCGAAGGAGCACACAAAGGATCAGCACTCCTCAAAGCCCTTCAGTGAGTTTCACATCAAGCACACATGGCACTCCAATGTTCACTCCCTTCAGTCAGGGACTTTCCATGGGAACTCCTTACTCCTACACAGTTCAATATGATCTGGATGATGATAGTTTCGAAGATAACCCGAAACGATTGCATCATCCGGCTCCGTCACAGTGGCAATTGCTAAAGTTAAGTGCTCCTGAGTGGGGTAGAGCATTGCTTGGACTCTTGGGAGCGTTGGGCTCTGGAGCAGTTCAACCAATAAATGCATACTGTGTTGGATTGCTAATATCTATCTACTTTGACACTGATAACATGAAGTCCAAGACTCGACGCCTGGCCCTGGTTTTCTTAGGAATCGGTGTCTTTAACTTCTTCACAAGCATCCTCCAACACTACAATTTCGCAGTCATGGGCGAAAGGTTGACTCGAAGAATCCGCGAGAAGCTTCTAGAAAAACTGATGACATTTGAGATAGGATGGTATGACCAGGAAGAGAACACCAGCGCGGCGATCTGCGCAAGACTATCTTCCGAAGCCAACTTGGTTCGATCACTGGTAGGCGATCGGATGTCATTGTTATCACAGGCATTATTTGGTTCTCTGTTTGCGTATGCTCTAGGACTCGTGCTGACGTGGAAGCTGTCCCTTGTGATGATTGCAGTGCAGCCAATTGTCATCGGAAGCTTCTATGCAAGGAGTGTTTTAATGAAAAGCATGGCTGAAAAGGTGCGAAAGTCACAACGAGAAGGAAGCCAGCTGGCAAGTGAGGCAGTTATAAACCACAGAACAATAACCGCCTTCAGTTCTCAGAAGAGAATGATGTCACTCTTCCAATCCACTATGTTAGGCCCTAAGCAAGAGAGCATTAGGCATTCTTGGATTTCGGGTTTCGGCCTTTTCAGCTCCCAATTCTTCAACACTGCTTCCACAGCTTTAGCATACTGGTATGGTGGGAGGCTCCTTGTGAATGGTGACATTACTCCCAAGCATCTGTTCCAAGCCTTCTTGATATTGCTCTTCACTGCTTACATCATTGCAGAGGCTGGAAGCATGACAAATGACATATCTAAAGGAAACAGTGCAGTCGGATCGGTTTTCGCCATCTTGGACCGGAAAAGCGAGATTGATCCTGAGACATCATGGGGGTCAGATAAAAGAAGGAAGATTAGGGGTAAAGTTGAGCTTAAGAGTGTGTTCTTTGCATATCCAACTAGGCCTGATCAAATGATATTTAAGGGTTTGTGTCTCACAGTTGAAGCTGGGAGAACAGTGGCACTAGTAGGGCATAGTGGGAGTGGCAAATCCACCATTATTGGTCTTGTTGAGAGATTTTATGATCCTTTGAAGGGAAGTGTGTGTATAGATGAACAAGATATTGTGTCATATAATTTGAGAATGCTGAGGTCACATATTGCATTGGTGAGTCAAGAGCCAACACTTTTTGCTGGAaccattagagaaaatattgcTTATGGAAAAGAAGAGGCTACTGAATCTGAGATAAGAAGGGCTGCAGCTATGGCTAATGCTCATGAATTCATAAGGTACAATACAAGAACTAATATATAGAGAAAAACATCACATTCTTTTCCTTTTGATAATCACTCCTTTCAAATAAGGATCATGAGTGGTCATAGTATATCATCATAGCTTAATTTTGCAAGTCCAACAACTCATTTCAAAACACCTAAAAAGAACCATTGGTAAGACTCGTGAATAAGTGAGCATATATGTTTAATAAATTAAGGATTTGGGTCTTCTCATGTTCAAATGAACCTTACGATATCATGTTCATCACATCTTTACCATTGATTTGATTGCTctaacaaattaaaagataaacaaTTATGGCAAAATGTGAAATAAAATGT
The genomic region above belongs to Arachis duranensis cultivar V14167 chromosome 3, aradu.V14167.gnm2.J7QH, whole genome shotgun sequence and contains:
- the LOC107477995 gene encoding putative multidrug resistance protein isoform X1; translated protein: MGNNSMFRYADGVDKLLMLFGTIGSIGDGLQNPLMMYILSDVINAYGDKNTKLGMHDVNKYALRLLLVAIGVGLSAFVEGMCWARTAERQASRMRMEYLKSVLRQEIGFFDSQTAGTSTTYQVVSLISSDANTIQVALCEKIPDCLTYMSTFFFCHIFAFVLSWRLTLAAIPLSLMFIVPALMFGKMMLDVTMKMIESYGVAGGIAEQAISSIRTVYSYVGENQTLNKFSSALQKTMELGIKQGFAKGLMLGSMGVIYISWGFQAWVGTILITEKGEKGGHVFVAGFNVLMGGLSILSALPNLTAITEATTAVTRLFEMIDRVPSIDSEDKKGKALSYVRGEIEFRNIYFNYPSRPDTPILQGLNLTFPAGKRVGLVGGSGSGKSTIIALLERFYDPIEGEILLDGHKISRLQLKWFRSQFGLVNQEPVLFATSIKENILFGKEGASMENVISAAKSANAHDFIVQLPDGYETQVGQFGFQLSGGQKQRIAIARALLRDPKILLLDEATSALDAQSERVVQAAIDQVSKGRTTIIIAHRLSTIQTADLIAVLQEGRVIELGTHNELMDLNDGQGGAYARMVELQQVTAQNDEPRPSSNAPKERRSTQRISTPQSPSVSFTSSTHGTPMFTPFSQGLSMGTPYSYTVQYDLDDDSFEDNPKRLHHPAPSQWQLLKLSAPEWGRALLGLLGALGSGAVQPINAYCVGLLISIYFDTDNMKSKTRRLALVFLGIGVFNFFTSILQHYNFAVMGERLTRRIREKLLEKLMTFEIGWYDQEENTSAAICARLSSEANLVRSLVGDRMSLLSQALFGSLFAYALGLVLTWKLSLVMIAVQPIVIGSFYARSVLMKSMAEKVRKSQREGSQLASEAVINHRTITAFSSQKRMMSLFQSTMLGPKQESIRHSWISGFGLFSSQFFNTASTALAYWYGGRLLVNGDITPKHLFQAFLILLFTAYIIAEAGSMTNDISKGNSAVGSVFAILDRKSEIDPETSWGSDKRRKIRGKVELKSVFFAYPTRPDQMIFKGLCLTVEAGRTVALVGHSGSGKSTIIGLVERFYDPLKGSVCIDEQDIVSYNLRMLRSHIALVSQEPTLFAGTIRENIAYGKEEATESEIRRAAAMANAHEFISGMKDGYETYCGERGVQLSGGQKQRVALARAILKNPAILLLDEATSALDSVSENLVQEALEKMMVGRTCIVVAHRLSTIQRSNSIAVIKGGKVVEQGSHNELISLHGAYYSLIKHQNANSSR
- the LOC107477995 gene encoding putative multidrug resistance protein isoform X2, with translation MLFGTIGSIGDGLQNPLMMYILSDVINAYGDKNTKLGMHDVNKYALRLLLVAIGVGLSAFVEGMCWARTAERQASRMRMEYLKSVLRQEIGFFDSQTAGTSTTYQVVSLISSDANTIQVALCEKIPDCLTYMSTFFFCHIFAFVLSWRLTLAAIPLSLMFIVPALMFGKMMLDVTMKMIESYGVAGGIAEQAISSIRTVYSYVGENQTLNKFSSALQKTMELGIKQGFAKGLMLGSMGVIYISWGFQAWVGTILITEKGEKGGHVFVAGFNVLMGGLSILSALPNLTAITEATTAVTRLFEMIDRVPSIDSEDKKGKALSYVRGEIEFRNIYFNYPSRPDTPILQGLNLTFPAGKRVGLVGGSGSGKSTIIALLERFYDPIEGEILLDGHKISRLQLKWFRSQFGLVNQEPVLFATSIKENILFGKEGASMENVISAAKSANAHDFIVQLPDGYETQVGQFGFQLSGGQKQRIAIARALLRDPKILLLDEATSALDAQSERVVQAAIDQVSKGRTTIIIAHRLSTIQTADLIAVLQEGRVIELGTHNELMDLNDGQGGAYARMVELQQVTAQNDEPRPSSNAPKERRSTQRISTPQSPSVSFTSSTHGTPMFTPFSQGLSMGTPYSYTVQYDLDDDSFEDNPKRLHHPAPSQWQLLKLSAPEWGRALLGLLGALGSGAVQPINAYCVGLLISIYFDTDNMKSKTRRLALVFLGIGVFNFFTSILQHYNFAVMGERLTRRIREKLLEKLMTFEIGWYDQEENTSAAICARLSSEANLVRSLVGDRMSLLSQALFGSLFAYALGLVLTWKLSLVMIAVQPIVIGSFYARSVLMKSMAEKVRKSQREGSQLASEAVINHRTITAFSSQKRMMSLFQSTMLGPKQESIRHSWISGFGLFSSQFFNTASTALAYWYGGRLLVNGDITPKHLFQAFLILLFTAYIIAEAGSMTNDISKGNSAVGSVFAILDRKSEIDPETSWGSDKRRKIRGKVELKSVFFAYPTRPDQMIFKGLCLTVEAGRTVALVGHSGSGKSTIIGLVERFYDPLKGSVCIDEQDIVSYNLRMLRSHIALVSQEPTLFAGTIRENIAYGKEEATESEIRRAAAMANAHEFISGMKDGYETYCGERGVQLSGGQKQRVALARAILKNPAILLLDEATSALDSVSENLVQEALEKMMVGRTCIVVAHRLSTIQRSNSIAVIKGGKVVEQGSHNELISLHGAYYSLIKHQNANSSR